A DNA window from Rhizobium jaguaris contains the following coding sequences:
- a CDS encoding long-chain-fatty-acid--CoA ligase, with translation MNSVSAPSDGPAINKIWLASYPDTVPAELPPLEHASLAELLEESCARYADRLAFTSMGKSITYRDLDTQTRKIGAWLQSLGLKKGDRVAVMMPNVLQNPIAVYGILRAGFVVVNVNPLYTPRELEHQLRDCGAKAIFVLENFAHTVEQVLAHTDVRHVIVTSLGEMLGLKGHIVNFIVRKVKKLVPAWSIPGHRRFMAVLDEGARLPLKPADLTSSDIAFLQYTGGTTGIAKGAILTHANLLANQLQLLLWLSAAYSNKTRPETLTFVCALPLYHIFALTVNSLMGMSLGGHNVLIANPRDIPAFVKELGKYKFDLFPGLNTLFNALMNNVEFAKLDLSGTWTLAGGMAVQRPVAERWQKMTGSWITEGYGLSETSPVASANRFDSPDFTGTIGLPITGTDFDIRDEDGNSLPLGEVGEICIRGPQVMAGYWKQPAETAKVMTADGFFRSGDMGFMNERGYTKIVDRKKDMILVSGFNVYPNEIEEVAATHPGILEAAAIGVPDVHSGEAVKLFIVKKDQALTEAEVKAHCTANLTNYKRPRFIEFRTELPKSNVGKILRKELRG, from the coding sequence ATGAATTCAGTTTCCGCTCCTTCGGATGGACCGGCGATCAATAAGATCTGGCTCGCGTCCTACCCGGACACCGTGCCGGCCGAGTTGCCGCCGTTGGAGCACGCATCGCTTGCCGAACTGCTGGAGGAAAGTTGCGCGCGCTATGCGGATCGGCTCGCTTTCACCAGCATGGGCAAATCGATCACCTATCGCGACCTCGACACGCAAACGCGCAAGATCGGTGCCTGGTTGCAGAGTCTCGGTCTGAAAAAGGGCGACCGCGTCGCCGTCATGATGCCGAATGTGCTGCAGAACCCGATCGCCGTTTACGGCATCCTTCGCGCCGGATTCGTCGTCGTCAACGTCAACCCGCTTTACACCCCCCGCGAACTTGAACACCAGTTGCGCGATTGCGGTGCCAAGGCGATCTTCGTGCTCGAAAACTTCGCGCACACGGTCGAGCAGGTGCTGGCGCATACCGATGTGCGCCACGTCATCGTCACCTCGCTCGGCGAGATGCTGGGGCTGAAGGGCCATATCGTCAATTTCATCGTCCGCAAAGTGAAGAAGCTGGTACCGGCCTGGTCCATTCCCGGTCATCGCAGGTTCATGGCCGTACTCGACGAAGGAGCAAGGCTGCCGCTGAAGCCTGCCGATCTTACCAGCAGCGACATCGCTTTCCTGCAATATACCGGCGGCACGACCGGCATTGCCAAGGGCGCAATCCTGACCCATGCCAACCTGCTTGCCAATCAATTGCAGTTGTTGCTGTGGTTATCAGCCGCTTACAGCAACAAGACGCGGCCCGAAACACTGACCTTTGTCTGCGCACTGCCGCTCTACCACATTTTCGCGCTGACGGTGAATTCGCTGATGGGCATGTCGCTCGGCGGACATAACGTGTTGATCGCCAATCCGCGCGACATTCCGGCCTTCGTCAAAGAGCTTGGCAAATACAAATTCGACCTGTTTCCCGGCCTCAACACGCTGTTCAACGCGCTGATGAACAACGTGGAATTCGCCAAGCTCGACCTGTCGGGGACCTGGACGCTGGCTGGTGGCATGGCCGTGCAGCGGCCGGTCGCCGAACGCTGGCAGAAGATGACAGGTTCTTGGATCACTGAGGGCTATGGCCTTTCGGAAACCTCGCCGGTCGCCAGCGCCAACCGCTTCGACAGTCCGGACTTCACCGGCACGATCGGTCTGCCGATCACGGGGACCGATTTCGACATTCGCGACGAGGATGGCAATTCGCTGCCGCTCGGCGAGGTCGGCGAAATCTGCATTCGCGGGCCGCAAGTCATGGCCGGCTATTGGAAGCAACCGGCAGAGACCGCCAAGGTGATGACTGCGGACGGCTTCTTCCGAAGCGGCGATATGGGATTCATGAACGAGCGCGGCTACACCAAGATCGTCGACCGCAAGAAGGACATGATCCTGGTCTCCGGCTTCAACGTCTATCCGAATGAGATCGAGGAAGTTGCCGCCACGCATCCGGGTATTCTCGAAGCTGCGGCAATCGGCGTACCGGACGTGCATTCCGGCGAGGCCGTCAAGCTTTTCATCGTCAAGAAAGACCAGGCGCTGACCGAGGCGGAGGTCAAGGCGCATTGCACCGCAAACCTCACCAATTACAAGCGGCCGCGCTTCATTGAATTCCGCACGGAACTGCCGAAATCGAATGTCGGCAAGATCCTGCGAAAGGAATTGCGTGGCTGA
- a CDS encoding PRC-barrel domain-containing protein: MHKESADTMSRDLYIKDMSMLVACDRVEGSKVFGSDGKQIGHIERLMMEKSDGRIAFIILSFGGFFGIGQDHYRLPWEKLRYDARIDGYRINMTKNDVEKACRFASKDDTLVHKDHGHKSHDYFGVPPYWM; encoded by the coding sequence ATGCATAAAGAGAGTGCCGATACGATGAGCCGCGATCTTTATATCAAGGACATGTCGATGCTGGTTGCTTGCGATCGGGTCGAGGGGTCGAAGGTCTTTGGATCCGACGGCAAACAGATCGGTCATATCGAGCGCCTGATGATGGAAAAAAGCGATGGACGTATCGCTTTCATCATCTTGAGCTTCGGCGGCTTTTTCGGCATCGGCCAGGATCACTACCGGCTGCCGTGGGAAAAGCTGCGCTATGACGCCCGCATTGACGGCTACCGTATCAATATGACCAAAAACGACGTCGAAAAGGCTTGTCGTTTCGCCAGCAAGGACGATACCCTCGTCCATAAGGATCATGGCCATAAGAGCCACGACTATTTCGGCGTGCCGCCCTACTGGATGTAG